A window of the Lactuca sativa cultivar Salinas chromosome 5, Lsat_Salinas_v11, whole genome shotgun sequence genome harbors these coding sequences:
- the LOC122197968 gene encoding secreted RxLR effector protein 161-like, with the protein MKDLRKTKYCVGLQIEHMPNEILVHQSNYTERVLKRFNMDNANPLSTPMVVRSLNIDKDPFCPCEENEEVLGSELPYLNAIRALMYLANYTRPGISFVVNLLVRFSSAPTKRHWNGIKHIFRCLLGTSDLGLFCPNNSKQGLIGYADADYFSDPHKARSQTGYVFMNGGTAISRRSQKQTLVATSSNHVEVIALNEASRECIWLRSMTQLVLTSCGLEKDIGPTLIYEDNLACVTQMKEGYFKNDRTKHIPPKFFE; encoded by the coding sequence atgAAAGATCTTAGAAAAACCAAATATTGTGTTGGTTTACAGATTGAGCATATGCCTAACGAAATACTTGTGCATCAATCAAATTACACAGAAAGAGTCTTGAAACGTTTTAATATGGACAATGCAAATCCTTTAAGCACTCCAATGGTTGTTAGATCATTAAATATTGACAAGGATCCATTTTGTCCATGCGAAGAAAATGAAGAAGTCCTTGGTTCAGAGTTACCATATCTAAATGCAATTAGAGCTCTTATGTATCTTGCCAATTATACTAGACCTGGCATTTCTTTCGTTGTTAACTTGCTAGTAAGATTTAGTTCAGCCCCAACAAAAAGACATTGGAATGGAATCAAACATATTTTTCGATGCCTTTTAGGAACTAGTGATTTAGGGTTATTTTGCCCTAACAATTCAAAACAAGGCTTGATTGGTTATGCAGATGCAGATTATTTTTCTGATCCTCATAAAGCTAGATCTCAAACTGGATACGTATTCATGAATGGAGGTACTGCAATTTCCCGGCGTTCTCAAAAGCAAACACTTGTTGCCACATCCTCAAATCATGTTGAAGTAATTGCACTAAATGAAGCTAGTAGAGAATGTATATGGTTAAGATCGATGACACAACTAGTTTTAACTTCATGTGGACTTGAAAAGGATATAGGTCCAACTTTAATTTATGAAGATAACTTAGCATGTGTCACTCAAATGAAAGAGGGATATTTCAAGAACGACAGGACAAAACATATACCTCCAAAGTTTTTTGAGTAA
- the LOC111892176 gene encoding elongation factor Tu, mitochondrial, producing MASVAFRNPNSRRLIQLSPQLRSGCRGSVVSASGFPAIESLSGNDNATASNPWWRSMATFTRTKPHVNVGTIGHVDHGKTTLTAAITKVLADEGKAKAIAFDEIDKAPEEKKRGITIATAHVEYETTKRHYAHVDCPGHADYVKNMITGAAQMDGGILVVSAPDGPMPQTKEHILLARQVGVPSLVCFLNKVDAVDDPELLELVELELRELLSFYKFPGDEIPIVRGSALAALQGNNDEIGKNAILKLMEAVDNYIPTPERQKEKAFLMPIEDVFSIAGRGTVATGRVEQGTIKVGEEVEIMGLMQGSKKTTVTGVEMFKKSLDHGEAGDNVGLLLRGISRTDIQRGQVIAKPGSVKTYTKFEAEIYVLTKDEGGRHTAFFSNYRPQFYLRTADVTGKVELPESVKMVMPGDNVTAAFELITPVVLEPGQRFALREGGRTVGAGVVSKVIS from the exons ATGGCGTCCGTGGccttcagaaaccctaattctaggcGTTTGATTCAACTATCTCCCCAATTACGTTCTGGTTGTCGAGGATCCGTTGTATCTGCTTCTGGTTTCCCAGCCATTGAATCACTTTCTGGAAATGACAACGCGACTGCTTCTAATCCATGGTGGAGATCCATGGCCACTTTCACCCGAAC AAAACCTCATGTAAATGTTGGAACAATTGGACATGTTGACCATGGAAAGACAACACTAACTGCTGCAATCACAAAG GTGCTGGCAGATGAAGGGAAGGCCAAGGCCATCGCCTTTGATGAAATTGACAAGGCACCTGAAGAGAAAAAGAGAGGAATCACAATTGCAACG GCTCATGTGGAATATGAAACCACTAAAAGGCATTACGCTCATGTAGATTGTCCTGGACATGCTGATTATGTTAAG aACATGATCACTGGTGCTGCTCAAATGGATGGTGGAATTCTGGTTGTCTCTGCACCTGATGGGCCTATGCCACAAACAAAGGAACACATTCTTCTTGCTCGACAG GTTGGTGTTCCTTCACTTGTGTGCTTTTTGAATAAGGTTGATGCTGTTGATGATCCTGAGTTACTAGAACTTGTGGAACTAGAGCTTCGAG AGCTTCTTAGCTTCTACAAGTTTCCAGGGGATGAAATTCCCATTGTACGAGGTTCAGCCTTGGCGGCTTTACAAGGCAACAACGATGAAATTGGAAAGAATGCCATTTTGAAACTGATGGAAGCTGTAGATAATTACATCCCTACCCCTGAAAGGCAAAAGGAGAAGGCCTTCTTAATGCCTATAGAAGATGTTTTCTCAATTGCG GGACGTGGGACTGTTGCCACTGGTCGTGTTGAACAAGGGACAATTAAAGTTGGAGAGGAAGTTGAAATCATGGGGTTGATGCAG GGTTCGAAAAAAACAACTGTTACTGGTGTTGAGATGTTCAAGAAGAGTTTAGATCATGGAGAA gCCGGTGATAACGTGGGACTTCTTTTACGTGGTATAAGCAGGACTGATATCCAGAGAGGACAg GTGATTGCAAAGCCTGGCAGTGTAAAAACCTACACAAAATTTGAGGCTGAAATATACGTGCTAACAAAGGATGAAGGTGGACGCCATACAGCCTTCTTTTCAAATTACAGGCCTCAGTTTTATTTGAGGACAGCAGATGTGACTGGGAAAGTGGAGTTACCTGAAAGCGTAAAGATGGTTATGCCTGGAGATAACGTCACTGCTGCTTTTGAACTTATTACACCAGTTGTTCTTGAACCAG GGCAAAGATTTGCATTGAGGGAAGGAGGACGAACAGTGGGTGCAGGAGTAGTGTCAAAGGTGATAAGCTGA
- the LOC111892179 gene encoding uncharacterized protein LOC111892179 → MFKLYLMASNGYLPTLVFRPEQGLNRVPKDSQRLLPNYELREDLIRSSPLNMGSKQIGDPWKSTTGLFNNTNNNNQFVTIDPTFTKPVLIDMQDCCPNSELFSFKFVMPGLLEVEKDGHGVDLSLLSNLTGLQTDYKPYVPDLGYTDSRPIYPNPEFDSQKPLMDLVGDLVRHSEITIHEDGFVSLTGNKKEMKDILSILAEFYLSKNLNNWRRHSTLVPQFDRLWFDETSYYGSALEIENVIVAPQKSPEKSKQKASQKKKSNRNKTTIRQNTSNYSEACESLLSIIFDKNRNSSKAAIAIPALKKSGPDLPNLLTQFSASIAGTGIAVLFSVICKVASGRDPFCSSKLLNTGLGLGLVWLSWAVNRLRDTIVMINKNSNKKKGLKDEEMMKQLDTSVKEIYFRAGALMMVMVLRLA, encoded by the exons ATGTTTAAGCTGTATCTAATGGCCTCTAATGGGTATCTTCCTACCCTCGTGTTTCGTCCAGAACAAGGATTGAATAGAGTACCCAAG GACTCTCAGCGTCTGTTGCCTAATTATGAACTACGAGAAGACTTGATACGATCAAGTCCCCTGAATATGGGATCAAAACAAATTGGGGATCCATGGAAATCAACAACCGGGCTATTCAACAACACCAATAACAACAACCAGTTTGTCACAATTGACCCCACTTTTACAAAACCTGTGCTCATTGACATGCAAG ATTGTTGCCCAAACTCGGAGCTTTTCAGCTTTAAATTTGTGATGCCTGGATTACTTGAAGTAGAAAAAGATGGACATGGAGTAGATCTGTCATTGCTGTCCAACCTAACTGGGCTTCAAACTGATTACAAACCATATGTTCCCGATTTGGGTTATACGGATTCACGGCCTATATATCCAAATCCAGAATTTGATTCCCAGAAGCCATTGATGGACTTAGTTGGTGATCTTGTTCGACATTCTGAAATTACAATCCATGAAGATGGATTCGTGTCATTGACTGGGAATAAGAAAGAGATGAAGGACATACTTTCGATTCTTGCTGAGTTTTACTTGTCAAAGAACTTGAATAACTGGAGAAGACACTCAACTTTGGTACCACAGTTTGATAG GTTGTGGTTTGATGAAACAAGCTATTATGGTTCTGCTTTGGAGATTGAAAACGTGATTGTTGCTCCACAAAAGAG CCCAGAGAAGAGCAAACAGAAGGCATcacagaaaaagaaaagcaacCGTAACAAGACAACAATCAGACAAAACACAAGCAACTACAGTGAAGCTTGTGAAAGCCTTTTATCAATCATTTTTGACAAAAACCGCAACAGTAGTAAAGCTGCAATTGCAATTCCCGCTTTAAAAAAATCGGGCCCCGACCTACCAAACCTTCTAACCCAATTCTCAGCCAGCATTGCGGGAACCGGAATCGCGGTTCTTTTTTCGGTCATCTGTAAAGTAGCGAGTGGGCGGGACCCGTTTTGTTCATCAAAATTGCTGAATACAGGTCTTGGGCTTGGGCTTGTGTGGCTCTCGTGGGCCGTGAACAGACTTAGGGATACGATTGTGATGATTAATAAGAATTCGAATAAGAAAAAGGGGTTGAAAGATGAGGAAATGATGAAACAATTGGATACAAGTGTGAAGGAAATTTACTTCAGAGCAGGAGctttgatgatggtgatggtgctgAGGCTTGCTTGA